The Polynucleobacter sp. TSB-Sco08W16 genome includes a region encoding these proteins:
- a CDS encoding phosphoribosyl-ATP diphosphatase, with protein MSNSANKPSNLDSGLAHLADVVDQRRDAFKAGNADPKTSYTALLFSKGDDGILKKIGEEATEAVMAAKDVRSSNLAPEQKKLLIGEMADLWFHCLIALSQFNLRPEDVIAELDRRLGTSGIEEKAARKAANKE; from the coding sequence ATGAGTAACTCAGCAAATAAACCTTCTAATTTAGATTCTGGACTGGCCCATTTGGCTGATGTAGTGGATCAGCGCCGGGATGCCTTTAAAGCAGGCAATGCTGACCCAAAGACCTCCTATACCGCTTTGCTATTCTCTAAGGGTGATGATGGCATCTTGAAAAAGATTGGCGAAGAAGCTACTGAGGCTGTAATGGCCGCCAAAGATGTACGTAGCTCTAATTTAGCCCCTGAGCAAAAAAAGCTCTTGATTGGTGAGATGGCGGATCTTTGGTTTCACTGCTTGATTGCGCTCTCTCAATTTAATTTGCGGCCAGAAGATGTCATTGCGGAACTCGACCGTCGTTTGGGTACCTCGGGGATTGAAGAAAAAGCTGCCAGAAAAGCAGCCAATAAAGAATAA
- the tatC gene encoding twin-arginine translocase subunit TatC, translating to MTENNSTEDSGLQESFLSHLFELRDRIIKASLAIIIVFVGLVYWAPDIFHLFAQPLLSALPAGGKMIVTDVTGSFFVPMKVTMLVAFIIALPVVMYQLWAFIAPGLYLHERKLILPLVVSSYTLFIIGMAFAYFLVFPTVFKFMASYNAPLGAEMSTDIDNYLSFAMTTFLAFGITFEVPVVVVVLVRMGMVSLAKLKEIRPYVIVGAFVISAVVTPPDVLSQLLLAVPMTLLYELGLLVARLYVPKSSEAEESGSTT from the coding sequence ATGACAGAAAATAACTCCACCGAAGATTCGGGACTGCAAGAATCTTTTCTTTCTCATCTATTTGAGTTGCGTGATCGCATTATTAAGGCATCTCTGGCGATCATCATCGTCTTTGTAGGCTTGGTTTACTGGGCCCCAGATATTTTTCATCTCTTTGCGCAGCCGCTACTCAGTGCCTTGCCTGCAGGTGGAAAAATGATTGTGACCGATGTCACAGGCTCCTTTTTTGTGCCGATGAAAGTCACCATGTTGGTTGCCTTCATCATCGCCCTTCCAGTAGTGATGTATCAGCTCTGGGCATTTATTGCTCCAGGACTCTATCTTCATGAGCGCAAGTTGATTCTGCCGCTGGTAGTGAGTAGCTATACCTTGTTCATCATTGGTATGGCCTTTGCTTATTTCTTGGTTTTCCCAACAGTCTTTAAGTTTATGGCGAGCTATAACGCGCCATTGGGTGCAGAGATGTCCACTGACATCGATAACTACTTAAGCTTTGCAATGACCACCTTCTTGGCTTTCGGCATCACATTTGAAGTGCCAGTGGTCGTAGTTGTGCTGGTGCGTATGGGAATGGTTTCCTTAGCCAAGCTAAAAGAAATACGACCATACGTCATTGTGGGCGCCTTTGTTATCTCGGCCGTTGTCACCCCACCAGACGTCTTATCTCAACTTCTTTTAGCAGTGCCAATGACTTTACTTTATGAGTTGGGGCTATTAGTAGCGCGTCTTTATGTGCCAAAGTCATCCGAAGCCGAAGAGAGTGGCTCTACCACCTAA
- the tatA gene encoding Sec-independent protein translocase subunit TatA: MGSFSIWHWLIVLVIVMLVFGTKKLRNIGQDLGGAVKGFKDGMKAADEPKEQISQGTGAADKTVDVQAKDLNK; the protein is encoded by the coding sequence ATGGGTTCATTTAGCATTTGGCATTGGTTAATTGTTTTGGTCATCGTGATGTTGGTATTCGGTACCAAGAAATTACGTAACATAGGTCAAGACTTGGGCGGTGCTGTTAAAGGGTTTAAAGACGGCATGAAAGCTGCTGATGAACCAAAAGAACAGATTTCTCAAGGCACGGGCGCAGCGGATAAAACGGTTGATGTACAAGCCAAAGACCTTAATAAATAA
- a CDS encoding porin produces the protein MKKSLFAVAALSAIAGAAQAQSSVTVYGIVDVGYIGINERAQAGNTTTKGTVNTFGSSAEQSSRLGFKGTEDLGGGSSAFFTLETGLNADNSTLSAFNTRQAFAGYKKNGIGNVAFGTQYTPIHNAAGLTDPGQLNNMIGNVIYATTPQANGNTAPFSSGPSIGSGQTDAYTTRVSNTLTATSDTFAGFQATALYTLNNQNQTVTTTSAGGTTNNSGWGLGLNYTWNKLFVTANYQSFKSLSPTSSATTVTLYGQTGGTNVNDQQTYVAATYDFGILKAYAQYVGRKATAALNSGYYAKRTAEQIGVRSYITPTIEAWASGGMGKVNAYGAGEPNTSFTAWQLGSNYWLSKRTNLYAIYGQSQSSNVTSISGTQYSYGGSNYALGLRHTF, from the coding sequence ATGAAAAAATCGCTATTTGCAGTTGCAGCTTTGTCAGCTATCGCTGGCGCAGCTCAAGCTCAGTCCAGCGTAACCGTATACGGTATCGTTGACGTTGGTTACATTGGTATTAATGAGCGTGCTCAAGCCGGTAACACAACTACTAAAGGTACAGTAAATACTTTCGGTAGCAGTGCTGAGCAATCAAGCCGTTTAGGCTTCAAAGGTACTGAAGATTTGGGCGGCGGTTCTAGCGCATTCTTCACTTTGGAAACAGGCCTTAATGCTGATAACTCCACTCTCTCCGCTTTCAATACACGTCAAGCATTTGCTGGTTACAAAAAGAACGGTATTGGTAACGTAGCTTTTGGTACACAGTACACACCAATCCACAACGCTGCTGGTTTAACTGATCCAGGTCAATTGAACAACATGATTGGTAACGTAATCTACGCTACTACTCCACAAGCTAACGGCAACACAGCGCCATTCTCTAGCGGCCCATCAATTGGTTCCGGTCAAACTGATGCTTACACAACTCGTGTATCAAACACTTTGACAGCTACTTCCGATACATTTGCTGGCTTCCAAGCTACAGCTTTGTACACTTTGAATAACCAAAACCAAACAGTGACAACCACTTCTGCTGGTGGCACTACAAACAACTCTGGTTGGGGTCTTGGCTTGAACTACACTTGGAACAAGTTATTTGTTACAGCTAACTACCAGTCATTCAAGAGCTTGTCACCTACTTCAAGTGCAACTACTGTTACTCTCTACGGCCAAACTGGCGGTACAAACGTAAACGATCAACAGACTTATGTTGCTGCTACTTATGACTTCGGTATCTTGAAGGCATACGCACAGTATGTAGGCCGTAAAGCAACTGCTGCATTGAACTCTGGCTACTACGCTAAGCGTACTGCTGAGCAAATTGGTGTTCGTTCATACATCACTCCAACAATCGAAGCTTGGGCTTCTGGTGGTATGGGTAAAGTTAACGCCTACGGCGCTGGCGAGCCAAACACAAGCTTCACAGCTTGGCAGCTTGGTTCTAACTACTGGTTGAGCAAGCGCACTAACTTGTACGCTATCTACGGTCAGTCACAGTCTTCAAACGTAACTTCTATCTCTGGCACACAGTACAGCTACGGTGGAAGCAACTACGCTTTAGGCTTGCGTCACACTTTCTAA
- a CDS encoding tetratricopeptide repeat protein, whose amino-acid sequence MASREFLKILSSARLGDAFSQQKLGEAYLTGAFKTPIQPSNALIWLEKSYLSLKNQLSDAETSNSPQIFSILSHVSNIPLAQTVDTPAFQFGWESFWRLADSNTDSETTIAARWQLVDLLINPSNLETQTKLTDWLKRNPPIALSEKTFATDFNNLQRVARQYLQDLADGSSLFANQAKELLIKLQPKNEALSSLWNVWLTDQNEEALIQAAELGLTLAKLTLGLRLAQLDGNVESKSNASLKKAAHWLELAAKDGDRDAWYALGEIYRRPQFSGYSASESDRCFDRAADLGHAQAQLRKGANLWRKREKIEEKVRGLQASYWVWQAHQQGIPEATELLSKILASCPDPKKNEWYELAQSADKAINHHAEHKLDEDWLLLCHRIIIANQFNFSKAELLLSEVGQLQHEHCVAVDIRWELPKILPRLIQIETIQQRRALLAAGKVFAGTDIEIEGNLRQRRYRFDQVTHWLMSTFSKSLNQTDTEPA is encoded by the coding sequence ATGGCAAGTCGCGAATTCTTAAAAATCCTCAGTTCAGCCCGTTTGGGTGATGCATTTTCACAACAGAAGCTGGGAGAGGCCTATCTTACCGGCGCCTTCAAAACCCCAATTCAACCTTCTAACGCATTGATTTGGCTAGAAAAATCGTATTTATCTCTTAAAAATCAGCTGTCTGATGCAGAAACCTCTAATAGCCCTCAAATTTTCAGCATATTGAGTCATGTATCGAACATCCCTTTGGCTCAGACTGTAGATACACCTGCTTTTCAGTTTGGCTGGGAGTCCTTTTGGCGACTTGCTGATTCAAATACTGATTCCGAGACAACTATTGCAGCTAGATGGCAGTTGGTAGATTTACTGATCAATCCGAGCAACCTGGAAACTCAAACGAAGCTCACAGATTGGTTAAAGAGAAATCCACCAATAGCTCTTAGCGAAAAAACATTCGCTACCGATTTCAATAATCTTCAAAGAGTTGCCCGACAATATTTACAGGATCTTGCGGATGGAAGCTCTCTCTTTGCCAACCAAGCAAAAGAACTTTTGATTAAGCTGCAACCCAAAAATGAAGCGCTCTCGTCACTTTGGAATGTTTGGCTCACAGATCAAAATGAAGAGGCACTGATTCAAGCCGCTGAATTAGGCCTCACTCTTGCAAAGCTAACATTAGGTTTACGTTTGGCACAGCTTGACGGTAATGTAGAAAGCAAATCGAATGCATCCCTCAAAAAAGCCGCTCACTGGCTAGAGCTTGCCGCTAAAGATGGTGATCGCGATGCCTGGTATGCACTTGGTGAAATTTACCGTCGCCCACAATTTTCTGGATATAGCGCTTCTGAGAGTGATCGCTGTTTTGATCGCGCCGCTGATCTTGGTCATGCACAAGCACAATTACGCAAAGGCGCAAATCTTTGGCGTAAGCGCGAAAAGATCGAAGAAAAAGTGCGTGGCCTGCAAGCATCCTACTGGGTTTGGCAAGCTCATCAGCAGGGCATTCCTGAAGCCACTGAATTACTCAGCAAAATATTGGCAAGCTGCCCTGATCCTAAGAAAAATGAATGGTACGAGCTTGCCCAGAGCGCAGACAAAGCCATTAACCATCATGCCGAACATAAATTAGATGAAGACTGGCTACTACTTTGTCATCGCATCATCATTGCGAATCAATTTAACTTTAGCAAAGCAGAGTTATTACTTTCTGAAGTCGGACAACTGCAACATGAGCATTGTGTTGCAGTGGATATTCGTTGGGAGCTACCGAAGATTTTGCCAAGACTGATTCAGATAGAGACTATACAACAACGCCGAGCCCTTTTAGCCGCAGGAAAAGTCTTCGCAGGCACTGATATTGAGATTGAGGGAAATTTACGTCAGAGACGCTATCGCTTTGACCAAGTGACTCATTGGCTGATGTCTACTTTTTCGAAGAGCCTCAATCAGACTGATACAGAACCAGCTTAG
- the hisF gene encoding imidazole glycerol phosphate synthase subunit HisF, protein MLTKRIIPCLDVTAGRVVKGVNFVGLRDAGDPVEIAKRYDTQGADELTFLDITATSDGRDLILHIIEDVASQVFIPLTVGGGVRAVADVRRLLNAGADKVSMNSSAVANPDLVSDAAAYYGSQCIVVAIDAKQTETGNWEVFTHGGRTATGMDVVTWATEVAKRGAGEILLTSMNRDGSKDGFDLALTAAVSDAVSVPVIASGGVGNLQHLVDGITKGHADAVLAASIFHYGEYTVQQAKEYMAAQGIPVRI, encoded by the coding sequence GTGTTAACGAAGCGAATTATTCCTTGTTTGGATGTTACGGCAGGGCGCGTTGTTAAGGGTGTGAACTTTGTAGGTTTGCGCGATGCTGGCGACCCCGTAGAAATCGCTAAACGTTATGACACACAAGGTGCGGACGAACTGACATTCTTAGATATCACCGCAACATCTGATGGGCGTGACTTAATTCTGCACATCATTGAAGATGTGGCGTCACAAGTATTTATTCCCTTAACTGTTGGTGGTGGTGTGCGTGCAGTTGCTGACGTCCGTCGCTTGCTCAATGCTGGCGCCGATAAAGTAAGCATGAATTCTTCTGCAGTTGCCAATCCAGATTTAGTTTCTGATGCAGCCGCCTATTACGGCTCTCAATGTATTGTGGTGGCAATTGATGCCAAGCAAACTGAGACAGGTAATTGGGAAGTGTTTACCCATGGCGGCAGAACTGCGACCGGAATGGATGTGGTTACCTGGGCTACTGAGGTTGCTAAGCGGGGTGCAGGCGAGATTCTTTTAACTAGCATGAACCGTGATGGCAGCAAAGATGGCTTTGATTTGGCGCTTACCGCTGCCGTGAGTGATGCCGTTTCAGTCCCAGTGATTGCCTCAGGTGGCGTGGGTAATTTGCAGCACTTGGTTGATGGCATCACCAAAGGACATGCTGACGCTGTATTAGCAGCCAGCATCTTCCACTATGGTGAATACACTGTGCAGCAGGCAAAAGAATATATGGCGGCCCAAGGAATTCCAGTTCGCATCTAA
- the tatB gene encoding Sec-independent protein translocase protein TatB: MIDLGVSKLALIAVVALVVVGPERLPKVARMAGNLFGRAQRYMADVKSEVNRQMEIEEFKKFREESVSALKEVENSIHSVASEANANLTDQADIFETSFEKPPLDEKEVLRKTKRQGRNSWGVRRAARPIWFKRSSGLRTRVQSGAARMKRFHHSAAK, encoded by the coding sequence ATGATTGATTTAGGGGTTTCAAAACTTGCGCTGATTGCAGTTGTTGCTTTGGTCGTAGTTGGTCCAGAGCGCTTGCCTAAAGTAGCCCGCATGGCTGGTAACTTATTTGGTCGTGCGCAGCGCTACATGGCTGACGTTAAATCTGAAGTCAATCGTCAAATGGAGATTGAGGAATTTAAAAAGTTCCGAGAAGAGAGTGTTTCCGCCCTCAAGGAGGTTGAAAACAGTATTCACTCCGTTGCCAGCGAAGCAAATGCCAATCTAACTGATCAAGCGGATATTTTCGAAACGAGTTTTGAAAAGCCACCTCTGGATGAAAAAGAAGTATTACGCAAGACTAAGCGCCAGGGTCGCAATAGCTGGGGCGTCAGACGTGCTGCTAGACCAATTTGGTTTAAGCGTTCTTCTGGCCTACGTACTCGAGTGCAGTCTGGTGCCGCCAGAATGAAACGTTTTCATCACAGCGCTGCTAAATAA
- a CDS encoding histidine triad nucleotide-binding protein, whose amino-acid sequence MSHDPNCLFCKISQGLIPSQKVYEDEEIYAFKDINPAAPVHFLVIPKKHIPMLESAESEDTPLLGRMMELAPRLAKEQGCRPGRDGGFRLMVNNGVDGGQEVYHLHLHVMGGPRPWKK is encoded by the coding sequence ATGTCACACGATCCTAATTGCTTGTTTTGTAAGATTTCTCAAGGTTTGATTCCATCCCAAAAGGTTTATGAGGATGAAGAAATCTACGCCTTTAAAGATATCAATCCAGCTGCGCCAGTGCATTTCTTGGTAATCCCAAAGAAGCACATTCCCATGCTGGAGTCAGCAGAAAGCGAAGATACCCCTTTGCTAGGTAGAATGATGGAATTAGCACCCCGTCTTGCCAAAGAGCAAGGCTGTCGTCCCGGAAGAGATGGTGGCTTTAGATTGATGGTAAACAACGGGGTAGATGGTGGGCAGGAGGTTTATCACTTGCATCTGCACGTGATGGGCGGTCCGCGCCCCTGGAAAAAATAA
- the hisI gene encoding phosphoribosyl-AMP cyclohydrolase, protein MSKAQSTFTPIESIQAGPWLDSVSWNEQGLVPVIAQEFGSQDILMMAWMNRDALLATLRLGEAVYWTRSRQKLWHKGEESGHIQKVKEIRLDCDGDTILLIVEQKDGIACHTGEHSCFFQQWDSSKSTWVDESSSKK, encoded by the coding sequence ATGAGCAAAGCCCAGAGCACATTTACCCCAATAGAGTCGATTCAAGCAGGCCCTTGGCTTGACTCAGTTTCTTGGAATGAGCAGGGCTTAGTTCCAGTCATTGCCCAAGAATTTGGTAGCCAGGACATTCTGATGATGGCTTGGATGAATCGTGATGCCTTATTGGCAACTTTACGTTTAGGTGAGGCGGTGTATTGGACTCGCTCGCGGCAAAAGCTTTGGCATAAGGGTGAAGAATCAGGTCATATCCAGAAGGTGAAAGAAATTCGTTTGGATTGCGATGGGGATACGATTTTGCTTATCGTCGAGCAAAAAGATGGGATTGCTTGCCACACTGGTGAACACAGCTGTTTTTTCCAGCAATGGGATTCAAGTAAGTCGACTTGGGTAGATGAGTCCTCATCAAAGAAATAA
- a CDS encoding tetratricopeptide repeat protein, producing the protein MNPLLRQAVLEQQRTNFTQAFDLYTQFLEQNPNDPGGLFLFGLFEAQRGNLLKGLDLLTRSIHGDPYNTDAHYNQAVIYLRLSKFAEAKGSLQRAIQLNPQLAEAHFNLSVIYMLENDFEQALEYLSQTIKIKPHFLDALLRRGLIYLETQKFDLALQDFNAVLAITPQNLDGLLNSGVAFQKSGQLNEALQRYQAALQIKPDWVDALLNMGVTLTKLNHFEKALICYEKALLLAPDAHDLWSNKGITLSKLRKYDQAIACFDRAIEINPNYAEAWSNKGNSLHSLSQFSQAIQCFDRAIEINPNYAEAWSNKGVSLSFLKQFDKAIKCYLKAIDLDKTYMDSHWNLAISQLTTGEFFEGWKNYEYRWQISNPIPRQFTHIPKLDSLEQLIGKNILIWFEQGLGDTIQFCRYIPLLKKYAASISFVVQPPLVEILESLRSYCDIYTYQNLPPAKFDLQCPLLSLPRFFVNSAEAIPSAAPYLKSDPIKSAIWKSRICNSDSLKVGLVWNGGFRADQPEVWSINERRNIPFKIIADLRQTPGVDFYSLQKGDPAESELLSQKNQFWPETNFFNYASELHNFSDTAALIDNLDLVISVDTSTAHLAGAMGKPVWILNRYDACWRWQLNRKDTPWYQTAKLFHQTLAGNWESVIKEVHAELLTTVNTVALTKPQ; encoded by the coding sequence ATGAATCCGTTGTTGCGCCAAGCCGTTTTAGAACAACAACGTACTAATTTTACTCAAGCGTTTGATCTTTACACGCAATTTCTTGAGCAGAACCCTAACGATCCAGGGGGACTTTTTTTATTTGGTTTATTCGAGGCCCAAAGAGGTAACCTATTAAAAGGCCTCGATTTACTCACTCGGTCGATTCATGGAGATCCATACAACACTGATGCGCATTACAACCAAGCTGTTATCTACCTAAGATTATCGAAATTTGCCGAAGCCAAAGGGAGCCTCCAAAGAGCAATTCAATTAAACCCCCAGCTTGCTGAGGCGCACTTTAATCTAAGCGTTATTTACATGCTGGAGAATGATTTCGAGCAGGCACTTGAATATCTTAGCCAAACAATCAAAATTAAACCTCATTTCTTAGATGCCCTTCTTAGAAGGGGCTTAATTTATCTAGAAACTCAGAAATTTGATCTAGCCCTCCAAGATTTCAATGCAGTACTTGCAATAACTCCCCAAAACCTAGACGGCTTACTAAACTCAGGGGTTGCATTTCAAAAAAGTGGCCAACTCAATGAAGCTCTACAAAGATACCAAGCAGCACTTCAGATAAAGCCAGATTGGGTGGATGCCTTGTTGAATATGGGTGTAACACTTACAAAGCTTAACCACTTCGAAAAGGCTCTTATTTGCTATGAGAAAGCATTATTGCTCGCTCCAGATGCTCACGATCTTTGGTCGAACAAGGGAATTACACTGAGTAAACTCAGGAAGTATGATCAAGCCATTGCCTGCTTTGATAGGGCTATAGAGATCAACCCAAACTATGCGGAAGCCTGGTCCAACAAGGGAAATAGCCTTCACTCCTTATCTCAATTTTCGCAAGCTATTCAATGTTTTGATAGGGCTATAGAGATCAACCCAAACTATGCGGAAGCCTGGTCCAACAAGGGGGTATCGCTGAGTTTTCTAAAGCAATTTGATAAGGCAATAAAGTGTTACTTGAAGGCTATTGACCTTGATAAAACCTATATGGATTCTCATTGGAATCTTGCCATCAGTCAGCTTACAACTGGTGAGTTTTTTGAAGGCTGGAAAAATTATGAGTATCGCTGGCAAATTAGCAATCCCATTCCCCGACAATTTACCCATATTCCCAAACTAGATTCCCTTGAGCAGCTGATAGGGAAAAATATCCTGATTTGGTTTGAACAGGGTCTAGGGGATACCATTCAGTTCTGTCGATACATACCTCTTTTAAAAAAATATGCTGCAAGTATTAGCTTCGTTGTACAACCTCCCCTGGTGGAGATTTTAGAAAGTCTGAGAAGCTATTGTGACATCTACACCTATCAAAACCTACCCCCTGCAAAATTTGATTTGCAATGTCCTCTTTTGAGTCTGCCGCGCTTTTTTGTCAATTCTGCAGAAGCAATTCCTTCTGCAGCGCCCTATTTAAAGTCTGACCCCATTAAGTCTGCGATTTGGAAATCCCGCATCTGCAATTCTGATTCACTGAAGGTTGGTCTAGTCTGGAATGGCGGCTTTCGCGCCGACCAGCCAGAGGTATGGTCTATTAATGAAAGAAGAAATATCCCCTTCAAAATCATTGCTGACCTCAGGCAAACCCCGGGGGTAGACTTCTATAGCCTTCAAAAAGGTGATCCGGCAGAGTCAGAGCTCCTATCCCAAAAAAATCAATTCTGGCCTGAGACTAATTTCTTCAATTACGCATCAGAACTACATAATTTTTCAGATACGGCAGCCTTAATTGATAACCTAGATTTAGTGATATCGGTTGATACCTCGACCGCTCATTTAGCCGGGGCGATGGGTAAACCAGTTTGGATTCTTAATCGCTATGACGCTTGTTGGCGCTGGCAGCTTAATCGTAAAGATACCCCTTGGTACCAAACTGCAAAGTTATTTCATCAAACATTAGCCGGTAACTGGGAATCAGTTATTAAAGAGGTTCATGCAGAGCTGCTAACCACTGTAAATACAGTAGCCCTTACTAAACCGCAATAA